The following proteins come from a genomic window of Gossypium raimondii isolate GPD5lz chromosome 5, ASM2569854v1, whole genome shotgun sequence:
- the LOC105771317 gene encoding uncharacterized protein LOC105771317: MASFQMLKRVQKSTTGKLWNSSSQTLTLTDKKVWQGSHYTEFPETIQDGDNGEFTHDADEGEFSGSIVGLVYRRRDGTRWVIAWSNPLLGESKVFTDIQQQPIHWGQIKTNLDKRGKQKFKVSKFGYIASVEIDPFTVKASFELEP, translated from the exons ATGGCTAGTTTTCAAATGTTGAAGAGAGTCCAAAAAAGCACAACGGGGAAGCTTTGGAACTCTTCCAGCCAAACTCTAACCCTGACTGACAAGAAAGTTTGGCAAGGCTCTCATTATACGGAATTCCCTGAAACCATTCAAGATGGAGATAATGGTGAGTTTACACATGATGCTGATGAGGGTGAATTTTCTGGTTCAATTGTTGGTCTTGTGTACAGGCGACGTGATGGAACTAGGTGGGTTATTGCCTGGAGCAACCCACTACTTGGAGAGAgcaag GTGTTTACTGATATCCAGCAACAACCTATTCACTGGGGGCAAATCAAAACCAATCTTGATAAAagaggaaaacaaaaatttaaagtttcaaagtTTGGGTACATTGCATCAGTTGAAATTGATCCCTTCACAGTGAAGGCATCATTTGAGTTAGAACCATAA